CAGATCGATTCATGTGCCCCAAATGCGGCGGGCGCATGTCTTTCTCGCCGGATGGCGCGACCCTCATCTGTGATTATTGCTCGAGTAAAAACCAACCCGGCGCGGGCAGGGGAACGGAAAACGATAAAGATTTCATCGTAGCCATGGCGACCATGAAAGGGCACAGCAAACCGTTGCAGGAGCAGGTCTTTCACTGCAACGGTTGCGGAGCGGAGTTCATCCTGCCGCCAAAGCAGATATCCGCCAATTGTGCCTATTGCGATTCGCCCCACGTGGTCAGCCTGGAAAAAACGAAGGACTTGATCGCGCCGAATTCGATCCTGCCGTTTGCATTCGACCAGAAAAAAGCCGTGCGCCTTTTGATCGATTGGGTGGAAGGCAATCACATCAAACCGGAAAAGAAGGTCGACCTGCCGCGTGGTATTTATCTTCCCATGTGGACGTTCAACATCGGCGGTTCCATCGATTACACAGCCGAGGTTGTCGAATACAAGGAGAACGGTTTCAACAACGAAAGCGAACGCAGGGTGTTCCGGATCGACGATAAATTCCCCGTATTGGTGAACGACATCGCGCTTCCCGCCTCCCGGAAACTTTCTGCTGTCTTCATGAAACTGATTCCAGGTTTCGACCTTTCGGCGCTCAAGCCGTACGACCCGCGTTATCTGGTCGGTTGGCTCGCCGAGGTTTACGACATCCCAATGGCAGATGCCTCGCTCGATGCGCGCAGCATTGCCTTCAAAGACCGGAGGGAACGATTGCCATATTTGCTGAATAACATCAACCTCGTCCGCGCCTCATCGGCGGGGATGCTGGTCGAGTCGTTCAAACTCGCACTCCTGCCCGTGTGGATGACCGAACTTCCCTTCGAAGGGCGTGAGCATATCATTCTCATCAACGGTCAAAGCGGCGCGGTCAAAAGCGACCTGCCCGAAAAAGATGAAGAGCACGGCGGCTTGTTCGATTTCCTGGCAGATTTGTTGAATGATTAACCTGCAGGGGCGACTCACAAGTCGCCCCTACTTTAATAGCCGAAACTCAATCCCATTCTTCTCCAAAACCACCCTCAACATCTTCGCATTCTCTGCCGCACGCGGATGATCGCCATGCAGGCAGAGTGTATCCATTCGCCCGGTTTTCACCAACTCAATGGCATGTCTCGCCACTTCCTCCGGCGACTCAATGATCGCACCCGGAAGAAGGCGGGACATTAACGACCCGTCAGCATTGTAGCCTCTATCGGGGAAACCCTCCGCCGCAACTCTCAGCCCCATCTCCCGCCCCGCCTCCATCGACCTTGAGCCTGCCAGCCCAACCAAAATTAAATCTACACTGTGGGCTTTTACCGCCCGCGCAATCGCGCTTGCCAATTCAACATCCTTTGCAGACTGGTTGTACAACGCCCCATGCGGTTTGACATGGGTCAACGTCACGCCTTCCTCTTTTGCAATCGCCGCCAGAATTTGAATTTGCTCAAAGACCAGCTTCTCTGCTTCAGCAGGGGAAACGTCCATTTCTTTGCGCCCAAAATTTTCTCTATCATTCCAACTTGGATGCGCGCCTGCATTCACGCCAAAGCGTTTTGCGAGCCGAAGAGTCTCGCGCATGGTGTGTTCATCACCCGCATGGAATCCGCAGGCGATGTTGGCTGAGGTGATATACGGCATGATGGCTTCGTCGCTGCCGATGCCTTCGCCGAGGTCACAGTTGAGATCGATTTTCATGACATCTCCAATCAGACCTCCGAGGTTTTTACGTGTCCCCGTATGGGGGAAACCTCGGAGGTCTTTCGTAATGTGTCCTGTGCTTCTTTCACCGTGGTCTCTCGAAAGCGGATTTTGCTCACGCCCGCTTCACATTGCGCCAACAGAGGCAGACTTGCGCGAGTCACATTGGCGATCTTGGGATAGCCGCCTGCGGTGGGAGCATCTGCCATCATGACGATGGGCTGACCATCGGCTGGGATTTGGATGCTGCCCATGGTCATGCCTTCGGAGATGAGTTCTTGGGTGGTGGCTTTTTCAATGGGTGAACCCTGTAAACGATAGCCCATGCGGTCAAAAGAGGGGCTGAGGGTGTATTCACTTTCGTAAAATGCCCGAATGCCTTCGGGAGTGAACCAGTCCGTTTGGGGGGCGGGGATGACATCAAGGATCGGGGTTTGGCTGTAGGGTATGAGTGGCGTATGGCCGCGGGCGGCGAGTTTGAGTAAGTCGGTGGTGGGAGCGAAGGATTGCAAAATATCTCCAACTTTGAGCGCCGAGCCAATTCCGCCACGCAGATATGTGGAACGGGAATTCATGATGATGGGTGAATCGAATCCGCCAGCGATGGTGATATACGCCCAGTTGCCGCCGCCCGTCTTCTTCACGCGCACCGTCCACCCAGCGCGGACGTAGAAACTTGTCCAAAGCGGGAAAGTCCAGATGTAGTTTTCCACTTCGTAGCCTGCGCCGGTGACGGAGAGAACTGTATTTCGTAATGCGTGAAACGTAATTTCGCCGAGTCCGAGTTCGATGGTTGCTGAGTTTTGTGGATTGTTGAGTAGAGAATTTGCGGCTTGATAGGCGTACCAGTCCATTACACCGGAAGTGGGTACGCCGAATTTATTGAATCCGCGCCTGCCGGAGTCTTGGAGGGTGGCGAGACCTGTAATTTCAACGATTGCAAGCATGGGTGGTGAGTAGAAAGTGGAAAGTAGTTAGTTGGTGGGGATGAATTTTACGGTGTCGCCGGGGGAAAATAAAAATGGATTGTCGCTGGTTGGGTCAAAGAGTTTGAGCGGAGTGTGCCCGAGAATGTGCCAGCCGCCGGGCGAGTCGACGGGGTAGATTCCAGTTTGGGAACCGGCGATGGCGACAGAGCCAGCGGGCACGCGAGTGCGCGGAGTGGACATGCGGGGCAAGGTCAGTTTTTCGTTGAGGATGCCGAGGTAGGGAAAACCGGGCGTGAATCCCATCATGTAAACGGTGTATTCGCGCTCGCTGTGCAGGCGAATCAACTCAGAGGGAGATAAGGCTAGAGTTGTGGCAAAAGGTTCGAGGTCAGGTCCCGAAGCGCCGCCATAGAGGACGGGAATCTCTAAGTGGCGAGAAGGTCTGTGAGTCGAATCATCCAGCAGGGAGATTTTTTCCTCGATCAGGTTTTTGATCTGGTTGTAGGTTGTGGCAAGCGGGTTGTAGTGGACGAGGACGGTGCAGTAGGCGGGGACGGTTTCGGTGATTGCGGGGATGGTTTGCAGAATCGTATCGAGGGCGTGGACGCGTGCGTTGAGTGCGGGGTCGATGGTGTCGCCGAGTTGGATGAGGATTGCGGAGTCGCCGAGCGGCTTGAGCATGTCAGCGGGTGAAAATGGAGATGGACTCGATGTGATAGGTCTGCGGGAAGAGGTCGAAGGGTGTGGCGTGTTGCAGGGTGTAGCCGCCTTTGAGAAGTCGCGCCGCGTCACGCGCAAGGGTGGATGGGTCGCAGGAGACGTAGGCGATGACTTGCGGGTTGATTTGGAGAATCGCGTCGAGGGCGTGCTTGTCGAGCCCGGCGCGGGGTGGGTCAACAATCATGTGGGTGGGTTGGGTGAGTTGCCGTGCGAGAGCGGGCAAAATTTCTTCGGCGGCGCCTTCGTAGAGTTCAACGTTGTCGAACTCGTCGAGGTTGATGGCGAAGTCTTCGCAAGCGGATGGCGACGATTCGATGCCGATGACTTTGGCGTATTTGTCGGCGAAGAATTTGCTGAATAAGCCGACGCCGCAGTAGAGGTCAATGAGGGTGCATTGGGAATCGGGAATCGGGAGTTGGGCTTGAAGGTGTTGCCCCATTTTTTCTGCCATCGGGGTGTTGACTTGGAAGAAGGATGGTGCGGAGACGTGGAAGTCTTTGCCAAGGACTTTGATGGTGAGTGCGTTGCTTCCGGCGATGACGACGGGGTGGTCTTCATAAATGTGGACGATGGAGATGTCGGCTTCGATCTCGAGTTCGGGAGTCTCTGCGGTTTCGGATTCGAGGATGAGCATGAGGTCATCGTCTGCGCCGCAGCGGAGAGAGACGCGCTCGAGGTTCATGCGCGATTCAAATTGCAGGTCATTGCGGAAAGCGTCAATGCTTGCTTCGGGCAGGTGACATTCTTCGATGGGTAAAGTTGCATTGCCTCTGGCATTGATGAAGCCAATTTTTCCATCATCGGTGAGATGGAATTGGACGTGGTTGCGATAATTCCACTGATTCGGCGATGCGACAGTGGCTTGCACAGGCGGATTTTCAATTTTGCCGATGCGCTGGAGTTGGTCACGCAGAATGTCCGCTTTGGCGAGCAGTTGTTTTTCGTAGGGTAGGTGCTGGTAGTGACATCCGCCGCATTGGGTGAAGTGCTTGCATTTGGCGGTGATGCGGTCTGGAGAGGGTTTAAGAATCTCGAGGATATCGCCTCGTGCGAAGTTTTGTTTTTCTTGCGTCAGTTGAATGCGGACAGTTTCGCCGGGT
This portion of the Anaerolineales bacterium genome encodes:
- a CDS encoding LamB/YcsF family protein — its product is MKIDLNCDLGEGIGSDEAIMPYITSANIACGFHAGDEHTMRETLRLAKRFGVNAGAHPSWNDRENFGRKEMDVSPAEAEKLVFEQIQILAAIAKEEGVTLTHVKPHGALYNQSAKDVELASAIARAVKAHSVDLILVGLAGSRSMEAGREMGLRVAAEGFPDRGYNADGSLMSRLLPGAIIESPEEVARHAIELVKTGRMDTLCLHGDHPRAAENAKMLRVVLEKNGIEFRLLK
- a CDS encoding biotin-dependent carboxyltransferase family protein — its product is MLAIVEITGLATLQDSGRRGFNKFGVPTSGVMDWYAYQAANSLLNNPQNSATIELGLGEITFHALRNTVLSVTGAGYEVENYIWTFPLWTSFYVRAGWTVRVKKTGGGNWAYITIAGGFDSPIIMNSRSTYLRGGIGSALKVGDILQSFAPTTDLLKLAARGHTPLIPYSQTPILDVIPAPQTDWFTPEGIRAFYESEYTLSPSFDRMGYRLQGSPIEKATTQELISEGMTMGSIQIPADGQPIVMMADAPTAGGYPKIANVTRASLPLLAQCEAGVSKIRFRETTVKEAQDTLRKTSEVSPIRGHVKTSEV
- the pxpB gene encoding 5-oxoprolinase subunit PxpB; protein product: MLKPLGDSAILIQLGDTIDPALNARVHALDTILQTIPAITETVPAYCTVLVHYNPLATTYNQIKNLIEEKISLLDDSTHRPSRHLEIPVLYGGASGPDLEPFATTLALSPSELIRLHSEREYTVYMMGFTPGFPYLGILNEKLTLPRMSTPRTRVPAGSVAIAGSQTGIYPVDSPGGWHILGHTPLKLFDPTSDNPFLFSPGDTVKFIPTN
- a CDS encoding class I SAM-dependent RNA methyltransferase: MTQHDITLEKLTYGGEAMGRLPDGRAVFVPFGLPGETVRIQLTQEKQNFARGDILEILKPSPDRITAKCKHFTQCGGCHYQHLPYEKQLLAKADILRDQLQRIGKIENPPVQATVASPNQWNYRNHVQFHLTDDGKIGFINARGNATLPIEECHLPEASIDAFRNDLQFESRMNLERVSLRCGADDDLMLILESETAETPELEIEADISIVHIYEDHPVVIAGSNALTIKVLGKDFHVSAPSFFQVNTPMAEKMGQHLQAQLPIPDSQCTLIDLYCGVGLFSKFFADKYAKVIGIESSPSACEDFAINLDEFDNVELYEGAAEEILPALARQLTQPTHMIVDPPRAGLDKHALDAILQINPQVIAYVSCDPSTLARDAARLLKGGYTLQHATPFDLFPQTYHIESISIFTR